The following is a genomic window from Anopheles aquasalis chromosome 3, idAnoAquaMG_Q_19, whole genome shotgun sequence.
GTCGCAACGCAATCGCGACGCCGCTCTCAGTCGAAACTCGAGCCCAAGTGGTGTGCGCATGCGCCACTGCTGCCCGTACACGTACGCGTGTACACATAATGCCAAGCAAGCATTACTGCGCGAATCACGCCTACCGGAAGCTATCGCCATATGCGGGATATGATGAATGCCTGCACTCTCCTCCCTCGCTGTACTGTTGCTGCGATAGGGGTAACTTTCGGTGACTGTTTGCATGTATGAGTATGATAGTCAATAATAAGCCGGAAGGTATGGAAGTAGTAAAGAAGATGGAAATCGCACAGAACAGAACCCTCCGAAATGATCGCCGTCTGAATGGTGGCTACTGGAGCTATAGGGTGTACccgggggaaaaaagcaaTCCACTTCCGGAATGGAGAACACACAGTTCTTCCCGTTCGTTCCCGAACTTCCCGTGGGGCCCCCACCAGGAAAAGATCCGCTGTGTTTTATATGCGTCGTGTTATTCGCGCTTTGCCCGATCAACCGAAGCGTTACGGAGGGGCTCGATGAGCTTGGGTACACGTGTTAACTCGTCCCGACAAGTTGCCACGGTTGTACAAGCGGTCATAAGCACACGATCGATTGGTTGCTCATTCGCCGTGATGAAGTTTTTGgtacaaaaaaatcattaacatCGGTTGGGGGCGGAAAGCTGCTTCCTATcggttttttctctttcctcttcgttcATCACTGTTCATGATCTGTTGATCTTTCGATGAGGAGGAACTACCCCACACAAGCGGATCCTACAATGAAGaataagaaaggaaaaaggtgaaTTAGTATTTACCGGCTGCTTATCGGTGGCGAGATGGTGTATGAATgagaaagtttgttttttcgtcCCAGCTAATAGAATGAACAATCGATCCCCCGAAGATTCCTTCAACGAACGATGACAAATAAATCCATTAAAAGCTTTCCAGCAATATCCGGGGAGAAAAAGACAAATGGGAACAACAATGCCAGGGAAGAAACAGAGACAAAATTGCACTACACCATCATAAACATTCCCCCCCGCAATAAATGACACGTTCAGTGTGATAAACatataaatcaatttaaattatcacatagtaaaaaaaggaagacggTTCAACGTGCTCACGTTCTAGAGCTGAAACGTGTCAAACTGCATCCAGCAAAGAACGCAATCGCTGTAGCGCTCCCGAGGCGGCCGGTTAAACCGGTAAAGCACTGTTGTCCAAACAAATTTTCCATCGACGTACTTGGATGAAAAAAATCTAGATAAACGATATGAAAGAAATGCAATGCAATATTTTAACACTAGGCAATATTTTAACGGGCGTTGAATTAAAAAATTCATAAATTGGGAACTATGAAGTTAATTTCCGGTGTTCAGCGCACCTTCTTGATCGTTGAAAAATTATTGAACCTTTTTGGCAATGTCATAGTTGAGCAAATACAAGAAGGGTTAGGGCACAATTGTTGGCCAGCTGAACTTCATTGGAGCATAACGTATGCATCGCATTGCATTCGCTACAGAAATGCAGCCAAGTCAATGGTTAGTTTATTTATCAAGTTAACCTGAGTTAGACGCGAAGCGAATAGATTGACCAGCATTGAAACATATTTAGTTCTGTAACTATTATGATACACAATGTTTCCTTCACTTCGTTCAAAACCTAGCAAATAACCTTCGATCAGCTGGATTGAAACTTACTCGCATTTCACGAACGCGGCGAGAAACGGTTTTGTGCAAAGTATTTATGCGCCATCATAAACTTCTCGTGCCGTTTGCGTGCTTTAGATCACTTTGCCCGGGGTTGGTTTGCGTCAGTCAATCGTACAAATGGAAGTCGACTCGTCCCAACATCAATAAATCGTGTGTTCGTTGTACTACGACGTTCCACCAACTCTCGGACGCTGTATAGTGAGGAAAAAGGCGCCCAAAATTCGCGTGACCCGGCTGCAtcaatgtgtgtttgtttgggaaAATTTGGATGCTTGGAAATGGAAGATTCATGTCGAACAACGCCACTGTGTTTGGCGCCGCTGCTGTATAGCGTGGCCTGCTTGTTGGTGGCTCCATGGCGCCCAGAGGTTCAAGAGGCTCACTTTGCCCGGCTGCTTTGCTCCCCTTCCGGGCATTTTCGTTTCCATTATgccgttccattccatgctaTTTTCTCTTCCCATTTTCAAGCATTCAATTTTTTGTAGTGTAGCAATCGATTGAACGATCGACCGGTCACTCGCCACTCGAATATGCTTCGCTTTTCGCACTGCCCCGGGTTTTTGGCCTTATGACCAAACGATCAAGCAAAAAACAAGCGTTTAATAACCCCCGGCAGAGTTTATGCTTCCCTCCGCTAAGCCTCCTTCGCGTCTGCAATTTGGTTGTAATTAAAGGAATAACGCACCGATGCGAAATCTTTGGCGAAGTCTGATCTAGGGTtccggaaaaaaacacatacggCTGATCCTTCGTCGCATTGTTGTGATGTAAAATAGTTGTTTTATTATGTAGGGTATGAtatttttacattattttcaCCACCCAAAGAATTTTAAACTAAAAACATTACTTTTTTATCAGATCTGCCTTCGTAACGATGTGAACCAGCACACAGCATCCGGTTGTTGGAGTAATGGACCGATTTGAACCATCTGGTTGTCAAATGCAACTCGCAGGATTGGAACCGAACCAGAGCCTACTAGCGCAATATAGTGCAACAGAGACGGCCGTTGTTTGAATGTCTCTCGTGCATCGCGCATCACAGACGCACACTAACACCAACGTATTCCCTATTCGAACTGTGTGGGTACAAATCATTGAACTTTGTACCCTCCCACCGCGATTTGGATGGCTATGGTGCATTGGCGGGGCTCGTCACCTTCCAGCGGATGCAGCAGGGTGCACCataccagaccagaccacaccagaccagaacaACCAGACCGCAGAACCAAAACAGAACCAAACGCTACAGAAGAACCATGCAAATGGTTTCAGCTGCCACCCGTAGGAATCCAGCCACATGGAGTTGCCTATCGTTTCAAACCGATGCGATTCCAGAGCATAAAGCACCGccgctggcaggcaggcagtagGAGGAGTGGCGCAGCAGCTACTGCTTCACAGAATCAACATCTTCAGGGCCCGAGCGTAGCATCAGACTCCGTCTGAAAGATGCAAgcaaaggggagggggggatagTATACGACGAAGCCGCAGCAGGAAAACATGGAGGGATCACCCCCAATAACACCTACTAAGCGaccatttgttggttttacaTGTAGTTGTGTTGCGCTATTCCCGTGTAGAATCGATGCTTTTGTACGACACTGTTCCACGTTGATAAACAAACGCCCATAAAcgttgatggtttgtttgctgattAGTAATTAGCGGGACGTATGGATGTGAGGAATATTTGAACACTATTTTGTTGTAAATTTTggaaaaaaccccaaaagcaAAAGTGCAAATGTATTTAAGCACTTTATGCGATATTTATACATGGATTGTGCAAAGATCCACGCGTTTAATCAAAGTAGTCTTGCTAAATAAAGTGAGCACACAACGCAAGTGAgttcgcaacaacaacgattgCAGAAAACGACAATTGGTTATGTGTTTGACCTTAAGCTATCTTTCGGTCCCAAACATGTATCGCGGTGCGACGCAACCAacggaatgtggaatgtgACGTCTTCTTAGGGCTGGAGCTCCGGCGAAGAACCGGCTTGCAAGGGTCTCGCTTCAGTTATGGCTTCGACGCTGGTTTTAGCTTAAAGCAAAGCATGCTATGGCGTGTGCACGAGACGGAGCTCCAGAGCTGGCTCCAGCATCCAGAATCAACAACGACGGCATCTCGGCAACACATCGATCGTCTTAATAGATTAACTTTCATTCATGTGACCCGCCCGCGGTAACAACACACGTAAAGAGCCGTGTTGGTGGAGAGTTTGTGGCCGGTGTTTGGGTGGGGACGGCAGCGGGaggaacgctgctgctgctgctgctgcagtcatTGAGGTCTGATCTGTGAAAAACCGGATCTGTAGGAGCTAAGCAAGGGACGCCCCTTATGACTCTTGGCACTTGGATATCGCCCCGGGTAGGTACGAGAGCGATAGAgatagaaagcgaaaaaacggcgagggatttttttttacgaaacccCGGGGGCGTACGATTCTGGTACGTTCCCCATCGCTAGGGTCTTTTCGGTCAGATTAGTCCGATGTTGAAGGTACAAATTTACCACAAATGGCATGTTGGTTTGTACAGATTTTAATATTCGTCTGGGACTCTGGTCGAATAAGGTGGTCTGAGGAAGAGGTAGCAGGTCTTGACAGAATGCAAATGACCGTGATGGCGGTAGTATGGACCCAAGTATGCAATCCCGTCTGTCAGGCAAGACAGACAtcgtaagcgacgaactcgaaCACTCTCGTTTGCGTATTTCTCAAGCAAACATTTGCTTCAGCTGCTACTGCGTTTCCGGTTGGCATGATGAGATTTGGTAGTCTGTAAACGCGCGGCTTATCTTGGCACCCAATCGCACAACTTATCGACCCTCTGTTCCGAAAACACGTCAAGCAGGAGAATGCACTTTTGCATTCCACGCACAATTCGCTGCATTCGGCCGGAATGAGCGTCGTCGATACAGTCCTGCGGCTGTGTGCAACGGAACGTCCTTTGCGTCGTCGCTGCCAATCCTCACACTAACACTACCAACCAGATCCTGCATCATGACGACGGAGGGTGCAACACTGCATTTTTTTGCATAGCAATAATCTTTGTCCACCTTTGACACGCACACATTTGTGCAAGCATTTTCCATCGCACACACCCGTTCCGTTCTGCTTAGAGGAAAGGATCGACTGCAGGCAACACAGCCAAGAAAGTCCTTTAACTCCCTCTCCCTTCGGAAAATATAGGGAAAACACCGGTTCCTTTGTTCTCACCACGCAGCACCATGAGCCTTTTATTTTTAGCGCAGCATCCAGTATGCTGTGCACGCGATATGGAAACAAGGCAAGGCAACACCGCCCATACAGACGCGACGAAGATCGGGCATTCGATGAGGCTTCTGGAATTTGGAGGGCACAGCAGATACAACATGCACCACGATTCATGAATGCTAtgaaaagcacacacacacataggcacacatacaccatgaaattattaattatAACATCAGTTATGAATGATCACCAGCACAGCGCGTTGCACAAACGACATGCGATCAGAATGCGAGATACGTTCGCTTCAAGATTCGGCCAAGGATCACCCCCTCCGAGTGCTATGCTAAGAACCACACACGGACGACTGCTGTCTCCCCCCGGTTCGTTCAACAGGTTTATTTGCTTTACTGGGCAAATGAAATGGGCCAAACTGAACATAAATGTTGTCGTTATTCACTAAACTCTACTTTAGGGAGCGCTGTAAGACGAGACAACACAAGCCCTCACACTTTACGCACCAAAGAAAGAACGGGCTGCCCGTCGGGCTGGGCACGTTCTGGCTCGATCACTTCACAAAGCACCAGGAGAGTAAACAAACTACGAGCATTACTTGGTAGCTGGATAGAAATGTGAACCTACCGTTCTTGATTGTGTATTCATTTATACCGAAATAAAAACTACGATTGAAACGAAACAGCCCGCACAGCGGCCATCTGGACAAAAACGAAACGCGGTGCACAACACACGAAAGTTAAATTATTTCTGTTCAAactcggccagccagcccacccGACGTGCGTGTTCTTAATGGACCGTTTGCTCGATTCTTCACAAAGATGCTTTTAAAGGGTTTCGCGTACAATGCATTGGTGTGCGTGTCATCTGCCCTGATAGCGCTACCCATATAGCCTTTGTCAGTCGAATTGGAAATCGGAAAAATATcgaattaataaaaaatatccattcattgataaaaaaaatggcctaAATATCATCTACAAAACCTTCGGCTACTGAAACTTTAAATCTCAAATGGGTTCCTTACGGaattgtatttaaaaaaaacgttttattAATGTTAAAACCAGTTTTCCTAATTGATGAATGAAAACACACAATTCGTAGTATAGATTCTAAAGCACCCTTCCAGGAATCGTGTGTAAATGTGTTATTCAAGTGTTTTATGTGTAGTTCGTTCTATTTCAGTCCATCGAGCGTAGGGTCTGCTTCCGctgtatctttgtcatttttaTGGCCCTTCCGCGATAGATATTCCCATGGATCCTCCAGCATCGACGGGTGCAAGTAGTCCTCAATCCTGTAGATCGTCGTTTtctgaagaaaagaaacaactgTTAGCTTTCTCCTTAATCTGATTTCTGCCAACACGCacttgatgatgctgatgatggttttggTGCCGTCGTTGACCACTGTAATTCTGATGCCGATTTTGGTGCTGCCCCCTCCAATTCCGACCGTAGTTCTGGCCAGCCTGCTGCTCACCTGCGTTATCCATCGGTGAAAAGCTGGACCTGTCCTggttgctgtgctgctgtgtttgTCCAAAACGATTACGGTTCTGGTATCCTCCACCGCGAGACCGAGGTAGCATATGTTTCGGTTGAGCGGAATAATAATTCCGGGTTTCTGATCGGTTCTGTTGCGGTGTGCTGAATCCCAACGGCATCATCCGCTCGGTGCTGTGATACAAAGGAGGATTATCGTTTCCATGGCACGATCCATTATCAGCTGGAGACGACATCGTAGTTATGATTAGAATTAATCAGCAATTAAATTGTGTAACCTAATTACGAGATTTGGCGCTCTCGCGGCAAACTGAACcgaaatacacaaaaaaaagtttgttttggATGCGCCAGCTGCCATTTCCAATAACCCTTGAGGAGAGCGTCGAGTGTCGGTGTCGAACAATTAAACgatgaattaaaaaataatattcaaaaaataataattaactTAAGTAAACTGAAGCGCAAGATGTAATCAATtcaatattaaaaaaaactgtcggTAAATCTATGCTGCCTaaaatgctgctgcaaaattattgatttcctCGCCAATGCACTGTCATATCCCCCGACCTTGAGCAGGCG
Proteins encoded in this region:
- the LOC126575689 gene encoding putative uncharacterized protein DDB_G0288537; this encodes MSSPADNGSCHGNDNPPLYHSTERMMPLGFSTPQQNRSETRNYYSAQPKHMLPRSRGGGYQNRNRFGQTQQHSNQDRSSFSPMDNAGEQQAGQNYGRNWRGQHQNRHQNYSGQRRHQNHHQHHQKTTIYRIEDYLHPSMLEDPWEYLSRKGHKNDKDTAEADPTLDGLK